In one window of Bradyrhizobium diazoefficiens DNA:
- a CDS encoding Do family serine endopeptidase gives MKDRVNSDTTTSRRILKPRRLALLGTVAALGVAMLAASPASTQFGVTSLISPAHAAEAATTPPGFGDLVSKVKPAVISVRVKIDQDSDKSAMLQQNRMDQDEDSPFDQFSRQFGFRLPNGMNGMPRERHQIITGEGSGFFISADGYAVTNNHVVDHAQSVQVTTDDGTIYTAKVVGTDPKTDLALIKVEGKSNFPFVKFSDQKPRIGDWVVAVGNPFGLGGTVTAGIVSASGRDIGNGPYDDFIQIDAPINKGNSGGPAFDMNGNVIGVNTAIFSPSGGSVGIGFDIPASTAKLVVAQLKDKGAVTRGWLGVQVQPVTSEIADSLGLKAARGAIVDNPQDGSPAAKAGIEAGDVITAVNGNAVKDSRDLARTIATLAPGTSVKLDIVHKGESKTVTLALGELPNEHQAKADEGKAQPGAGTPHLGLSLAPAGDVQGAGQKGVVVTEVDPQGPAAQRGIQTGDVILNVGGKAVANVGDVRSELAQAKSSGKHSVLLQVKSAEATRFVAVPLA, from the coding sequence ATGAAAGATCGCGTCAATTCCGACACCACCACCTCCCGCAGAATTCTGAAGCCGCGCCGGCTGGCGCTGCTCGGCACCGTGGCCGCGCTTGGCGTGGCCATGCTGGCCGCATCTCCCGCTTCAACGCAGTTCGGCGTGACCTCCCTGATTTCGCCTGCGCATGCCGCAGAGGCGGCGACGACACCGCCGGGCTTCGGCGACCTCGTCAGCAAGGTCAAACCGGCCGTCATCTCGGTGCGGGTGAAGATCGACCAGGACAGCGACAAGAGCGCGATGTTGCAACAGAACCGGATGGACCAGGACGAGGATTCCCCGTTCGACCAGTTCTCGCGGCAGTTCGGCTTCCGCTTGCCTAACGGCATGAACGGCATGCCGCGTGAACGCCACCAGATCATCACGGGCGAAGGCTCCGGCTTCTTCATCTCGGCTGACGGCTACGCCGTGACCAACAACCATGTCGTCGACCATGCGCAGTCGGTGCAGGTAACGACGGATGACGGCACGATCTACACCGCGAAGGTGGTCGGCACCGATCCGAAGACCGATCTCGCGCTGATCAAGGTTGAGGGCAAGTCGAACTTTCCGTTCGTCAAGTTCTCCGACCAGAAGCCCCGGATCGGTGACTGGGTGGTCGCGGTCGGCAATCCCTTTGGCCTCGGCGGCACGGTGACGGCCGGCATCGTCTCGGCCAGCGGCCGCGACATCGGCAACGGTCCCTATGACGACTTCATCCAGATCGATGCCCCCATCAACAAGGGCAATTCCGGCGGTCCGGCCTTCGACATGAACGGCAACGTGATCGGCGTGAACACCGCGATCTTCTCGCCCTCTGGCGGCTCGGTCGGCATCGGCTTCGACATTCCGGCCTCGACCGCGAAGCTCGTCGTCGCGCAGCTGAAGGACAAGGGCGCGGTCACTCGCGGCTGGCTCGGCGTGCAGGTGCAGCCGGTGACATCAGAGATCGCCGACAGCCTCGGCCTGAAGGCGGCACGCGGTGCGATCGTCGACAATCCCCAGGACGGCAGCCCGGCGGCGAAGGCCGGCATCGAGGCGGGCGACGTCATCACCGCCGTCAACGGCAATGCGGTCAAGGACTCCCGCGATCTCGCCCGCACCATCGCGACGCTGGCGCCGGGCACGTCCGTGAAGCTCGACATCGTCCACAAGGGCGAGAGCAAGACCGTGACGCTGGCGCTCGGCGAACTGCCGAACGAGCATCAGGCGAAGGCGGATGAAGGCAAGGCGCAGCCGGGTGCCGGCACGCCGCACCTCGGCCTTAGCCTGGCGCCGGCCGGCGATGTCCAGGGCGCAGGCCAGAAGGGCGTCGTCGTCACCGAGGTCGATCCGCAAGGACCGGCCGCGCAGCGCGGCATCCAGACCGGCGACGTCATCCTCAATGTCGGCGGCAAGGCCGTCGCCAATGTCGGCGACGTTCGCTCCGAGCTGGCGCAGGCCAAATCGTCCGGCAAGCACAGCGTGCTGTTGCAGGTGAAAAGCGCGGAGGCGACCCGGTTCGTCGCGGTACCGCTGGCGTAA
- a CDS encoding DUF3072 domain-containing protein, with translation MQVQGKYDAKAFLVEQMTRAQGLRLKRLSEEAYQPAQYNRGLSSSEAARRIQVLEAEIELANSF, from the coding sequence ATGCAGGTTCAAGGTAAATACGACGCCAAGGCTTTTCTCGTCGAGCAGATGACCCGGGCGCAGGGGCTGCGGTTGAAGCGGCTCAGTGAAGAGGCCTACCAGCCCGCGCAATACAATCGGGGTCTGTCCTCTTCCGAAGCCGCGCGCCGTATCCAGGTGCTGGAGGCGGAGATCGAACTCGCGAACTCCTTCTAG
- a CDS encoding DUF6496 domain-containing protein, whose translation MARKAKKRRYSRSSGSDVEREMRRYKKGTAKSGPGGRGGRVKSRKQAIAIGLSEARKKGKKVPKKASKRKTSKKKATKKKKKKKKSSKRKSAKR comes from the coding sequence ATGGCACGCAAGGCAAAGAAGCGCCGGTACTCGCGCAGCTCCGGCAGTGATGTCGAGCGCGAGATGCGCCGTTACAAGAAAGGCACCGCCAAAAGCGGACCGGGCGGTCGCGGCGGGCGCGTGAAGAGCCGCAAGCAGGCGATTGCGATCGGCCTCTCGGAGGCGCGCAAGAAGGGCAAGAAGGTCCCGAAGAAGGCGTCGAAGCGAAAGACGTCCAAGAAAAAGGCCACCAAGAAGAAGAAGAAGAAGAAGAAGAGCTCGAAGCGGAAATCCGCCAAGCGGTGA
- a CDS encoding HWE histidine kinase domain-containing protein, with product MDHEKVNILLVDDQPAKLLAYEVILKELGENLVIASSGREALEVLLKTEIAVILVDVCMPELDGFELAAMIREHPRFQKTAMIFISAIQVSDIDRLRGYEMGAVDYVPVPVVPEVLRAKVKVFAELYRKTRELERLNQDLEDRVRARTAELENSTAKLRESEERRTMAIAAGKMGSWDWDWVNGDWMWDEGQYRIFGVTPESFNVTSANIQALLHPDDVDQFDQAIAAFNTGAHAYEGEFRVSRPDGEVRWCVGTAAATVDHAGRVVRVSGVTVDITERKRAEERQNLLAREVDHRAKNALALAQSIVRLTRADEVKAYVNAVEGRINALARVHTILSLSSWQGAELSKLIEEELAPYSLGGQIKLAGPEVQLLPATAQTLALALHELFTNSAKYGALSARSGRLAIGWQAENELLTLTWEETGGPLVRTPKSRGFGTRSLLASVESQLGGQAQFDWRAEGLLCRLEVPLTRKGATTPAAQDKFEASTSPELQRALG from the coding sequence ATGGACCACGAAAAGGTCAACATCCTCCTCGTCGACGACCAGCCGGCCAAGCTGCTCGCCTACGAGGTGATCTTGAAGGAACTCGGCGAGAACCTCGTAATCGCCTCGTCGGGCCGCGAGGCGCTGGAGGTGCTGCTCAAGACCGAGATCGCGGTGATCCTGGTCGACGTCTGCATGCCCGAGCTCGACGGCTTCGAGCTCGCGGCGATGATCCGCGAGCATCCGCGTTTCCAGAAGACCGCGATGATCTTCATCTCGGCTATTCAAGTCAGCGACATCGACCGCCTCCGGGGCTACGAGATGGGCGCGGTCGATTACGTGCCGGTCCCCGTCGTGCCGGAAGTTCTGCGCGCCAAGGTCAAGGTGTTTGCCGAGCTCTATCGCAAGACGCGCGAGCTGGAGCGGCTGAACCAGGATCTCGAGGATCGCGTCCGCGCCCGCACGGCAGAGTTGGAGAATTCCACCGCCAAGCTGCGCGAGAGCGAAGAGCGGCGTACCATGGCGATCGCCGCCGGCAAGATGGGATCCTGGGATTGGGATTGGGTCAACGGCGACTGGATGTGGGACGAAGGCCAGTACCGCATCTTCGGCGTGACGCCGGAGTCCTTCAACGTCACCTCGGCCAACATCCAGGCGCTGCTGCACCCGGATGACGTCGACCAGTTCGACCAGGCGATTGCCGCGTTCAATACCGGCGCGCACGCCTACGAGGGAGAATTTCGCGTCAGCCGGCCCGATGGTGAGGTGCGCTGGTGCGTGGGCACGGCAGCCGCAACCGTGGACCACGCCGGCCGCGTGGTGCGGGTCAGCGGTGTCACCGTCGACATTACCGAACGCAAGCGCGCCGAGGAACGGCAGAACCTTCTGGCGCGGGAGGTCGATCATCGCGCCAAGAATGCGCTGGCGTTGGCGCAGTCGATCGTGCGCCTCACCCGCGCCGACGAGGTCAAGGCCTACGTCAACGCCGTCGAGGGGCGCATCAATGCGCTCGCGCGCGTGCACACCATTCTGTCACTGTCGAGCTGGCAGGGTGCAGAGCTCTCCAAGCTGATCGAGGAAGAGCTTGCGCCCTATTCGCTCGGCGGACAGATCAAGCTTGCGGGGCCAGAAGTGCAATTGCTGCCGGCGACGGCCCAGACGCTGGCGCTGGCGCTGCACGAGCTCTTCACCAATTCGGCGAAGTATGGCGCGCTCTCGGCACGATCGGGGCGGCTCGCGATCGGCTGGCAGGCCGAGAACGAACTCCTGACATTGACCTGGGAGGAAACCGGCGGCCCGCTGGTCAGGACGCCGAAGTCGCGTGGCTTCGGGACGAGAAGCCTGCTGGCCAGTGTCGAATCCCAGCTCGGCGGACAGGCGCAATTCGATTGGCGCGCCGAGGGCCTGTTGTGCCGCCTCGAGGTGCCGTTGACGCGCAAGGGAGCGACCACACCGGCAGCGCAGGACAAATTCGAGGCCAGCACCTCCCCTGAACTCCAGCGCGCGTTGGGTTAG
- a CDS encoding HAMP domain-containing protein, whose amino-acid sequence MSDLDPGTASRSGRRVPKPKPNGMSDSDSRPELLLALQAMRSGDFSVRMSGDYLGIDGKIADTLNEIIAANQRMAQQLELVGQVVGREGKTRQRVKFGLAAGSWADMEGSVNTLIDDLLWPTREVTRAVAAVAQGDLLDTVKLDVEGRPLRGEFLQSATIVNTMIKQLGVFTSEVTRVAREVGTEGKLGGQAQVPEVTGVWKDLTESVNSMANNLTNQVRNIAEVTIAVANGDLSKKITVDVRGEILQLKEAINTMVDQLRSFASEVTRVAREVGTDGKLGGQAIVPGVAGTWKDLTDSVNAMCGNLTAQVRNIANVTTAVARGDLSRKITVDVRGEILELKDTINTMVDQLNSFASEVTRVAREVGTEGKLGGQAQVPGVAGTWKDLTDNVNFMASNLTAQVRNIADVATAIAGGDLSKKITVNVSGEILQLKETLNTMVDQLNAFAGEVTRVAREVGTEGRLGGQANVLGVAGTWKDLTESVNSMASNLTAQVRNIAEVTTAVAGGDLSKKITVDVRGEILELKDTINTMVDQLNAFAGEVTRVAREVGTEGKLGGQAQVRGVAGTWKDLTDSVNSMASNLTGQVRNIAEVATAVAKGDLSKKITVNVSGEILQLKETLNTMVDQLNAFAGEVTRVAREVGTEGKLGGQAQVPGVAGTWKDLTDNVNSMAGNLTAQVRNIAEVATAIAGGDLSRKITVDVRGEILQLKDTLNTMVDQLNRFAGEVTRVAREVGTEGRLGGQANVPGVAGTWKDLTDSVNSMAGNLTAQVRNIAEVTTAVARGDLSRKITVDVKGEILELKNTINTMVDQLNGFAGEVTRVAREVGTEGKLGGQAEVPGVAGTWKDLTDNVNFMASNLTAQVRNIAEVATAIAGGDLSKKITVDVRGEILLLKDTLNTMVEQLRSFAAEVTRVAREVGTEGRLGGQAVVPGVGGTWKDLTDNVNLLAANLTTQVRNIAEVTTAVARGDLSRKITVDVKGEILELKNTINTMVDQLNAFAGEVTRVAREVGTEGELGGQAQVPGVAGTWKDLTDTVNFMAANLTEQVRGIVKVVTAVANGDLKQNLTVKSKGEVAALADTINNMTETLATFADQVTSVAREVGVEGRLGGQADVPGAAGTWKDLTGNVNLLAANLTSQVRAIAEVATAVTKGDLTRSIQVDARGEVAELKDNINTMITNLRLTTDVNTEQDWLKTNLAKFTNMLQGQRDLATVGRLLLTELSPLVNAHTGVIYQVENEDDPQLLLLASYAGDGIYPYQRVLPIGDGLIGQCALDRRPRVVADIPADVVPINSALLRVAPKNLVVLPVLFEGQVKAVIELASLTSFTTSQMTFLEQLTDSIGIVLNSIEATMQTEGLLKQSQQLAGELQTQQRELQQTNDQLEQKAQQLAERNVEVERKNQEIEQARRALEEKATELALTSKYKSEFLANMSHELRTPLNSILILGQQLTDNPDGNLTGKQVEFARTIHGAGTDLLNLISDILDLSKIESGTVTVDAEEILTANLLETVGRPFRHEAENRNLSFKIDVDPNLARSIVTDSKRLQQVLKNLLSNAFKFTAEGEVRLKVAAAVGGWGTDHPVLNSAPAVIAFEVSDTGIGIPLEKQKLIFEAFQQADAGTSRKYGGTGLGLAISRELAGLLGGEIHLRSLPGKGSSFTLYLPLKYSGPTLAPRAAPVSQHNQPPALQPTAPEQQRVIEQLPDDRLNLEPGDSILLVVEDDPHYARILVDLARDKGFKVLVAARGAEALELAKQYQPRAVSLDVFLPDMLGWTVLSQLKHNPLTRHIPVQIITLDEDRQHALARGAFSFVNKPTTTEGVSAALTQIKEYARPRRKRLLIVEDNEAEQLSIRELLHHDDIEIVITDTGAGALSTLREAPCDCVVLDLRLPDMSGFEVLEQIRCDDTLSNVPVVVFTGRELSAEEDAELHTMARSIVVKGVESPERLLDETALFLHRVITELPVEKQRMLEKLNSSDEDLIGKTALLVDDDARNIFALSSVLERRGMKVLTATTGREAVTLVESNPEIAIVLMDIMMPQMDGYQTIGVIRENPAFLRLPIIALTAKAMKGDREKCLEAGASDYLAKPVNTDQLLLAIRMWLHR is encoded by the coding sequence ATGAGCGACCTCGATCCCGGAACAGCATCACGCTCCGGTCGTCGCGTCCCAAAACCAAAACCCAATGGTATGTCGGATTCGGATTCCCGACCAGAATTGCTGCTCGCGCTTCAGGCCATGCGCAGCGGCGACTTTTCGGTGCGCATGAGCGGCGACTATCTCGGGATCGACGGCAAGATCGCCGACACCCTCAATGAAATCATCGCCGCCAACCAGCGCATGGCGCAGCAGCTCGAACTGGTCGGCCAGGTGGTGGGCCGCGAGGGCAAGACCCGCCAGCGCGTGAAGTTCGGCCTCGCCGCTGGCTCCTGGGCCGACATGGAAGGCTCCGTCAACACGCTGATCGACGACCTGCTATGGCCGACGCGCGAGGTGACCCGCGCGGTCGCGGCCGTGGCGCAGGGCGACTTGCTCGATACCGTCAAGCTCGACGTCGAGGGCCGCCCGCTCCGCGGCGAATTCCTGCAATCGGCGACCATCGTCAACACCATGATCAAGCAGCTCGGCGTGTTCACCTCCGAGGTGACGCGTGTCGCGCGCGAGGTCGGCACCGAGGGCAAGCTCGGCGGCCAGGCCCAGGTGCCGGAAGTGACCGGCGTCTGGAAAGACCTGACCGAGAGCGTCAACTCGATGGCGAACAACCTGACCAACCAGGTTCGCAACATCGCCGAGGTGACGATCGCGGTCGCTAACGGCGACCTGTCCAAGAAGATCACGGTCGACGTCCGCGGCGAGATCCTTCAGCTCAAGGAAGCCATCAACACGATGGTGGACCAGCTGCGCTCCTTCGCCTCCGAAGTGACGCGCGTGGCGCGCGAGGTCGGCACCGACGGCAAACTCGGCGGCCAGGCCATCGTGCCCGGCGTCGCCGGCACCTGGAAGGATCTGACGGACTCCGTCAACGCGATGTGCGGCAACCTCACCGCGCAGGTTCGCAACATCGCCAACGTGACCACGGCCGTGGCGCGCGGCGACTTGTCCCGCAAGATCACGGTTGACGTGCGCGGCGAGATCCTGGAGCTGAAGGACACCATCAACACCATGGTGGACCAGCTCAACTCCTTCGCCTCCGAGGTGACGCGCGTGGCGCGCGAAGTCGGCACCGAAGGCAAGCTCGGCGGCCAGGCGCAGGTGCCCGGCGTCGCCGGCACCTGGAAGGACCTCACCGACAACGTCAACTTCATGGCGTCGAACCTGACCGCCCAGGTCCGCAACATCGCCGACGTCGCCACCGCGATCGCCGGCGGCGACTTGTCGAAGAAGATCACCGTGAACGTCTCGGGCGAGATCCTTCAGCTGAAGGAAACGCTCAACACGATGGTCGACCAGCTCAACGCCTTTGCCGGCGAAGTCACGCGCGTGGCGCGCGAGGTCGGCACCGAAGGCCGGCTCGGCGGCCAGGCCAATGTGCTCGGCGTCGCCGGCACGTGGAAGGACCTCACCGAAAGCGTCAACTCGATGGCGTCGAACCTGACCGCACAGGTTCGCAACATCGCCGAGGTGACGACGGCGGTCGCGGGCGGTGACTTGTCGAAAAAGATCACCGTGGACGTGCGCGGCGAAATCCTCGAGCTGAAGGACACCATCAACACCATGGTGGACCAGCTCAACGCTTTCGCCGGCGAAGTCACGCGCGTCGCGCGCGAGGTCGGCACCGAAGGCAAGCTCGGCGGTCAGGCCCAGGTGCGCGGCGTCGCCGGCACCTGGAAGGACTTGACCGACTCGGTCAACTCGATGGCCTCGAACCTGACCGGCCAGGTTCGCAACATCGCCGAAGTCGCGACCGCGGTCGCCAAGGGCGACTTGTCGAAGAAGATCACGGTCAACGTGTCGGGCGAAATCCTTCAGCTGAAGGAGACGCTCAACACCATGGTCGACCAGCTCAACGCCTTCGCCGGCGAAGTGACGCGCGTGGCGCGCGAGGTCGGCACCGAAGGCAAGCTCGGCGGCCAGGCCCAGGTGCCGGGCGTCGCCGGCACCTGGAAGGACTTGACCGACAACGTCAATTCGATGGCGGGCAACCTCACCGCCCAGGTCCGCAACATCGCCGAGGTCGCGACCGCGATCGCCGGCGGTGACCTCTCGCGCAAGATCACGGTGGACGTGCGCGGCGAGATCCTGCAGCTCAAAGACACCCTCAACACCATGGTCGACCAGCTCAACCGCTTCGCGGGCGAGGTGACGCGCGTGGCGCGCGAGGTCGGCACCGAAGGCCGCCTCGGCGGTCAGGCCAACGTGCCCGGCGTCGCCGGCACGTGGAAGGATTTGACCGACAGCGTCAACTCGATGGCGGGTAATCTCACCGCCCAGGTCCGCAATATCGCCGAAGTGACGACCGCCGTGGCGCGCGGCGACTTGTCGCGCAAGATCACCGTGGACGTGAAGGGCGAAATCCTCGAGCTGAAAAACACGATCAACACCATGGTGGACCAGCTCAACGGGTTTGCCGGCGAAGTGACGCGCGTGGCGCGCGAGGTCGGCACCGAAGGCAAGCTCGGCGGCCAGGCCGAGGTGCCCGGCGTCGCCGGCACATGGAAGGATCTCACCGACAACGTCAACTTCATGGCCTCGAATCTGACGGCCCAGGTCCGCAACATCGCCGAGGTCGCGACCGCGATCGCCGGCGGCGATCTGTCGAAGAAGATCACGGTGGACGTGCGCGGCGAGATCCTGCTGCTCAAGGACACCTTGAACACCATGGTCGAGCAGCTCCGTTCCTTCGCCGCCGAAGTGACGCGCGTGGCGCGCGAGGTCGGCACCGAAGGCCGGCTCGGCGGTCAGGCCGTCGTGCCCGGCGTCGGCGGCACCTGGAAAGACCTCACCGACAACGTCAACCTCCTCGCCGCGAACCTCACCACGCAGGTCCGCAACATCGCCGAGGTCACCACGGCGGTGGCCCGCGGCGACTTGTCGCGCAAGATCACCGTGGATGTGAAGGGCGAAATCCTCGAACTCAAGAACACCATCAACACGATGGTGGACCAGCTCAACGCGTTCGCCGGCGAAGTCACGCGTGTTGCGCGCGAAGTCGGCACCGAGGGCGAGCTGGGTGGCCAGGCCCAGGTGCCCGGCGTGGCCGGCACCTGGAAGGACCTCACCGACACCGTCAACTTCATGGCCGCGAACCTGACCGAACAGGTCCGCGGCATCGTCAAGGTCGTGACCGCGGTCGCCAACGGCGACCTCAAGCAGAACCTCACCGTGAAGTCCAAGGGCGAGGTCGCGGCGCTCGCCGACACCATCAACAACATGACCGAGACGCTTGCGACCTTCGCCGATCAGGTGACGTCGGTGGCGCGCGAGGTCGGCGTCGAAGGACGGCTCGGCGGCCAGGCTGACGTGCCCGGCGCGGCCGGTACCTGGAAGGACCTCACCGGCAACGTCAACCTGCTGGCGGCCAACCTCACCTCGCAGGTGCGCGCGATCGCGGAAGTGGCGACCGCCGTGACCAAGGGCGACCTGACGCGGTCGATTCAGGTCGATGCCCGCGGCGAAGTGGCCGAGCTGAAAGACAACATCAACACCATGATCACGAATCTCCGTCTGACGACGGACGTGAACACCGAGCAGGACTGGCTGAAGACCAACCTCGCCAAATTCACCAACATGCTCCAGGGCCAGCGCGATCTCGCCACCGTCGGCCGGCTGCTGCTGACCGAATTGTCGCCGCTGGTGAACGCGCATACCGGCGTGATCTACCAGGTCGAGAACGAGGACGATCCGCAGCTGCTGCTGCTCGCCTCCTATGCCGGCGACGGCATCTATCCCTATCAGCGCGTGCTGCCGATCGGCGACGGCCTGATCGGCCAATGCGCGCTCGACCGGCGACCGCGCGTGGTCGCCGATATTCCCGCCGACGTCGTGCCGATCAACTCGGCCCTGCTCCGCGTCGCGCCGAAGAACCTCGTGGTGCTGCCGGTGCTGTTCGAGGGCCAGGTCAAGGCGGTGATCGAGCTCGCTTCACTCACCTCGTTCACGACCTCGCAGATGACGTTCCTGGAGCAGCTCACCGATTCCATCGGCATCGTGCTCAACTCGATCGAGGCGACGATGCAGACCGAGGGCCTGCTCAAGCAGTCGCAACAGCTCGCCGGCGAGCTCCAGACCCAGCAGCGCGAATTGCAGCAGACCAACGACCAGCTCGAGCAGAAGGCGCAACAGCTCGCCGAACGCAACGTCGAAGTCGAACGCAAGAACCAGGAGATCGAGCAAGCCCGCCGCGCACTCGAGGAAAAGGCGACCGAGCTCGCGCTGACCTCGAAGTACAAGTCCGAATTCCTCGCCAATATGAGCCACGAATTGCGGACGCCGCTGAACTCGATCCTGATCCTGGGACAGCAGCTCACCGACAATCCGGACGGCAATTTGACGGGCAAGCAAGTCGAGTTCGCGCGCACCATCCACGGCGCCGGCACCGACCTGCTCAACCTCATCAGCGACATCCTCGATCTCTCCAAGATCGAGTCCGGCACGGTCACGGTCGACGCCGAGGAGATTTTGACCGCCAACCTGCTCGAAACCGTCGGGCGGCCGTTCCGGCACGAGGCGGAGAACCGCAATCTGTCGTTCAAGATCGACGTCGATCCAAACCTCGCACGCAGCATCGTCACCGACTCCAAGCGCTTGCAGCAGGTGCTGAAGAACCTGCTCTCCAACGCCTTCAAGTTCACGGCCGAAGGCGAAGTGCGCCTGAAAGTCGCCGCGGCAGTCGGCGGCTGGGGCACGGATCACCCGGTGCTGAACTCCGCGCCGGCCGTGATCGCGTTCGAGGTGTCCGATACCGGCATCGGCATCCCCCTGGAGAAGCAGAAGCTGATCTTCGAGGCCTTCCAGCAGGCGGACGCCGGCACGAGCCGCAAATATGGCGGCACCGGCCTCGGCCTTGCCATCAGCCGCGAACTCGCAGGCCTGCTCGGCGGCGAAATCCATCTGCGCAGCTTGCCGGGCAAGGGCTCCTCCTTCACGCTCTATCTGCCGCTGAAATATTCCGGCCCGACGCTGGCGCCGCGCGCCGCGCCGGTGTCGCAGCACAACCAGCCGCCGGCACTCCAGCCGACTGCGCCGGAGCAGCAGCGCGTCATCGAGCAGCTTCCCGACGACCGCCTCAATCTCGAACCTGGCGACAGCATCCTACTGGTCGTCGAGGACGATCCGCATTATGCCCGCATCCTGGTCGACCTCGCGCGTGACAAGGGCTTCAAGGTCCTTGTCGCCGCGCGCGGCGCGGAGGCGCTCGAGCTTGCCAAGCAGTATCAACCGCGTGCCGTGTCGCTCGACGTGTTCCTGCCCGACATGCTCGGCTGGACGGTGCTGAGCCAGCTCAAGCACAACCCGCTGACGCGCCATATTCCGGTGCAGATCATCACGCTCGACGAGGACCGCCAGCATGCGCTGGCGCGCGGCGCCTTCTCTTTCGTCAACAAGCCGACGACGACCGAGGGCGTCTCCGCTGCGCTGACGCAGATCAAGGAATATGCGCGGCCGCGGCGCAAGCGGCTCCTGATCGTCGAGGACAACGAGGCCGAGCAGCTGTCGATCCGGGAGCTGCTGCATCACGACGACATCGAGATCGTGATCACGGACACCGGCGCCGGTGCACTATCGACCCTGCGCGAGGCGCCCTGCGATTGCGTGGTACTCGACCTCAGGCTGCCCGACATGAGCGGCTTCGAGGTGCTGGAGCAAATCCGCTGCGACGACACGCTGTCGAACGTTCCCGTGGTGGTATTCACCGGCCGCGAGCTCTCGGCGGAAGAGGATGCGGAGCTCCACACCATGGCGCGCAGCATCGTGGTCAAGGGCGTGGAATCGCCCGAACGTCTGCTCGACGAGACCGCGCTGTTCCTGCACCGCGTGATCACGGAACTCCCGGTCGAGAAGCAGCGCATGCTGGAGAAGCTGAACAGTTCCGACGAGGATTTGATCGGCAAGACCGCGCTGCTGGTCGACGACGACGCCCGCAATATCTTCGCGCTGTCGAGCGTGCTGGAACGGCGCGGCATGAAAGTGCTGACGGCGACCACCGGCCGCGAGGCGGTCACGCTGGTCGAATCCAATCCGGAAATCGCCATCGTGCTGATGGACATCATGATGCCGCAGATGGATGGCTATCAGACCATCGGCGTGATCCGGGAGAACCCGGCCTTCCTGCGCCTGCCGATCATCGCGCTGACGGCGAAGGCGATGAAGGGCGACCGAGAGAAATGCCTGGAGGCAGGCGCGTCCGATTACCTCGCAAAGCCCGTCAATACCGATCAATTGCTGCTTGCGATTCGCATGTGGCTGCACCGCTGA